The sequence ATTTTGACCGTAAGAAAAACGGTATTTAAACCGTCCTAAAAGAGCAAGTTTATCGGCCGGAAGATTATAGACGCCGACATTATGAGCGAGTTTCTCGCCTTCCGTAAACATGATTTTTTCAAGATCTTGTTTAACCCGAGTTACCAATTCCTCAATTCTCCCCGGCTGAATTCGGCCGTCAGCCATCAGTTTTTCTAAAGCGACTTTGGCCACCTCTCTTCTGATCGGATCAAATGAAGAAAGTCTGATCACGCCTTCCTCGTCTAAATCAACATCAACCCCGGTCGCAACCTCAAACGCCCTGATGTTTCTGCCTTCCTTACCGATGATTCTGCCTTTAAGCTCTTCATCGCCAAGTTTAACCGTGGAAACGGTGTATTCGGCAACGTAATCTGTGGCTCCATGTCGCATCGCCTCCACGAGAATTTCCCGGGCTTTATTGTCAGCTTCTTCTTTAGCCTTGGCTTCGGCTTCCTTAATCCTCTTGGCAATATCTTCCTTAAGTCTTTCTTCTAAAGCCGCTAAAATAAGATTTTTGGCTTCTTCCCTGGTCAGACCGGCCGCCCGTTCCAATTTCGCAACCTGGTCCTGTTTAACCTTATCAATCTCTCCTAAGCGGCTTTTCAGCTCTTCGTCTTTACTGACTAAATATTTTTCTTTTTCTTCTAAAGCCCCCATTTTCCTGGCCATCTCGGCTTCTTGATTCCGCAGTTTATTGGCTTCTTCCTGGGCCTCTCGGCGAATTTTTAAAGCCTCTTCGCGGGCTTCGGTGATAATTTCCTGGGCGCGGTTTTGGGTAACCGGTGAAACCTGTGGCGTCTGTGGTAGAGGCTCGATCTTTTTCTTTTTGGGTTTTAAAAAAATCTCTTTAAGATTATCTAAAAATGACATACTTTACCTTTCTTGATAAATGTTAGAGGAGAGAGACCCACCAAATTAAGGTGGTTTTAAACGCTAGTTGTAAGTTTAATATGAAGTTTATGGGTTAAAATATTCATATTTAACGCTTAAATCTCTGCTTTCTCACATTTATCAATTGTTAACTTAAGTTATCTTACTCTTTTTCTTTAATTTCGTCAATTACTTTTTCAATGGTTTCCCAGGCAAAACCACGACGCAAAAGATAAGCGCTAAGTTTTTTCCTGATTTCTTCTTGAGGATAATTTTCCCAAACCTTTATCTTTTTACTAACCGCTTTTTTTGCTAAATCATCTTCTTTAAATAGGTGTTTCATGTTTTGTGTTTCATGTTCTATGATTTCCCGAGAGATCCCTTTTTGCCGAAGTTCCATCTCAAGAACTTTTCTGCCTTTTGGCCGAAAAGCAGCGCGCTGCTCAATCCACCATTTGGCAAATTCTTTGTCGTTGACAAAACCCAAATGTTTTAATTTGGCCCAAACCATTTTTTTGGTTTTTTCACCGACTGCCTGACGATGGAAATAATCTTCCAGTTCTTTTTCCGAACGGGGGCGGAAAGAAAGAAATTTTAAAACCCGCTCATAGACTTTGATAAACTCATTTTCTTTAATTAATCTATCGATTTCTGGCAAGGATAAATGATCGTCGATTTTTAAACCCGCCTTAATTAAGGATTCGGCCGAAAGACTAAAAGCGTATTGACCATCAAGAAAAATGTTAAAGCGTTTTTGTCCGCCGTAGCTTCGATAGAGGCGGGTTTGATGACGGATATCGGTTATCTGTGGCATGAAAAATTATTCGGCTTCTTCGCCACCGATCTCTTTGGGAATCGGTTTCCCGCTTTTAACCTGTTTCCAGATTGCCTCTAAAATTTCTTTGGCAATTTTGGGAGATTCTTTTAAGAAAATTCTTGTGGCTTCTTTGCCCTGGCCCAACATGTGTTGACCGAATTTTATGAAAGCCCCGCTTTTTTGGAGAATACCAAATTCAAGCCCGACATCTAAAAGATTCCCCTCATAAGAAATACCGTCATTTAAAATATCGAATTCGGCGGTTCTAAAAGGCGGCGCCACTTTATTTTTAACGACTTTCACCCGGTGACGACTGCCAATTGCCCGGTCGCCGTCTTTTAAAGTTTCAATTTTCCGACTGTCAAGCCGGACAGAAGAATAGAATTTTAAAGCCAAACCACCGGGAGTTGTTTCCGGATTACCGAACATAATTCCGATTTTTTGACGCAACTGATTGGTGAAAATGGCAATTGTTTTTGATTTGGAAATAACACCCGTTAATTTACGTAAAGCCTGAGACATGAGTCTTGCCTGAACGCCGATGATGGAATCACCCATTTCTCCTTCAATCTCGGCCCGGGGTACCAGGGCGGCGACGGAATCAATAACGACGACATCCACTCCGCCGCTTCTTATCAAAGTTTCGGCAATTTCTAAGGCCTGTTCACCCGTATCCGGTTGAGAAATTAAAAGATTATCCAGGTCAACACCGATTATTTTTGCCCAACCCGGATCTAAAGCATGTTCGGCATCAATAAAAGCCGCCGTGCCGCCGTTTTTTTGGGCTTGCGCAATCGTCGCTAAGGCCAGCGTTGTTTTCCCGGAAGCTTCAGGCCCGAAGATTTCGATAATCCGACCTCTGGGAAGTCCGCCAACGCCTAGGGCAATGTCTAAAGCCAACGCGCCGGTGGAAACAACATCGGTCGGGGTTTTGGCAGCTGTTTCACCTAAACGCATGATCGAACCCTTACCGTATTGTTTTTCGATCTGCTCCATGGCCAGTTTAATGGCCGTCAGTTTCTCGTCTTCTGCCATCGTGCTTTTCTTTTATCACAATTATTGTTAAAATACAAGCATTATCGGGGAGTGGCGTAATGGTAGCGCGCTAGGCTGGGGGTCTAGCAGCCGGAGTTCGATTCTCCGCTCCCCGACACTTTGACTCACAAAGCTTTGCTGTAAGACAAAAATTGGAAGGAGATTGGGCGAAAAAATTAGTCGCCCCAAAATACCACGCGGCCAAAATTTTATTAACAGAAGAAATCTGACTCCACTATATTACTTTAAAGCAATATAGTAAATAATCAATAATATTTTAATTTCTTTACTGAAATGTTTTTATCTCTTCGGAGACTGTTTTTTGGCTCTTGATTTACCGGCAAAACCGGCTTTTATTCTTTGCTTTTTCCGAGGATCACGTTTAAGAAGTCCGGCTTTTTTAAGAAGCGGCCGATATTTTTCTTTGTCAATTTTCTCAATGGCTCTGGCGATACCGTGAATAACGGCGCCCAATTGCCCTGTCATCCCGCCGCCCTCAACCTTGACCGTGACCTCAAATCTGCCCAGATTGTCCGTCAACTGAAACGGTTGAAGATAGGCAAATTTAGCTATCTCGCCGGAAAAATACTCAGGCGCCGGCCGGTTATTAATCGTAATTTCCCCTTTGCCGCCAACCGTAAGCCTGACTCTGGCGGTTGATTCTTTACGTCGGCCAATCGCCTGATAAAAAGAGATCTTGCTCGGCGCAACTTTGCTGGTCGTTTTTACTTCTTTGGTTATTTCTTCTTTTTTCTTTCTTGGCATATATTAACTTTTAAATTTATCTTTATATGGGTGTTCGCTTTCCTGGTAAACATAAAGTCGGGTCAACATTCTGTCTCTTAATTTGTTTTGCGGCAACATTCCCTTAACGGCTTCATAAATAATTTTTTCCGGCATAACTTGACGCATTTCTCCCAAACTCCGGTTTCTTAAGCCTCCCGGATAACCGGAATAACGATAATAGAGTTTTTGCTTTTCTTTTTGGCCGGTAACTTTAATCTGTTTAGCATTAACAACGACAACATAATCGCCACAGTCAAGATAACGAACGAAGTAGGGTTTGTTTTTCCCCATTAAAAGCGCCGCAATTTTTGTGACCAACCGACCCAGGATTTGATCCTGGGCATCAATTAAATGCCAAGCTTGTTTAATTTCACTCTGACTGGTAGCTTTAATCATTTCTGAATTTTCTCCTTTTTCCCTGTCGCTTTTTTAGGTTTAGCCACGGCTTTTTTGACCACGGCTGGCTTTTCCAAAACTTCTGTTTTTAAATCTTCTACCCATTGGATTAAAACCATAGCCGCGTCGTCGCCGCTTCGTTCTCCAAGACGCAAAATCCGCGTATAGCCGCTTTTTCTTGAAGATAATTTCGGCAAAATTTCCGTGGTTAATTTATTAACGGCTTCTTTTTGCGGAATTATCTTTAAAACTTCTCTTTTGCCGGCCACCGTCCCTTTTTTAAGTTTGTTAACCAATTTATCAATAAGCCCGGAAATCGCTTTGGCTCTTGACCTGGTTGTTTTGATTTGGCCAAAAAGAACCAACGAATAAATTAAATTACGCCAAAGATGAAATTCCTGTGCTTTTTTCATAAAGTCAACAAGTTAAACAGATAAGGCCACGCCTTTTTCTCTTAATTTTTCTTCAACGGTCGTAATCGATTTACCTCCCAAATTCTTAATTTTCATCAGTTCTTTTTTTGGCGTACCCAAAAGCTGTCCGACGGTTTCGATCCCCCCGTTTTTAAAGGCATTGCTGATTCTCGTCGGTAAATCTAACTCTTCAATCGTCATTTTAAGAATCTCATCGGAAACGGCCGGGGTCACGGCCACTCCTTCTGTCGGTACGGCTTTGGGTTCATAAATTTGTAAGAAATAAGAAACCAATATTTTGGCCGTGCTTCTGACCGCTGACAAAGGATCAATGGTTTTATCGGTCCAAACTTCTAAAATGAGCTTATCAAGATTAGTCATGCGGCCGACACGCGTCGCTTCGACTTTATAATTGACCCGCAAAACAGGACTGAAGGTTGCATCGAGAGGAATAATCCCCACGGCCCCGGTTTTTTGTTCTTCGGCAGGCAGAAAACCAAAACCGGGTTCAACAGTCATTTCCGCTTCAATTTTACTTTTACTGTCAGCGAGTGTGCCTAAATAAAGATCTTTATTGGCAACTTCAAGACCCGACGTCAGCTTTAAATCACCGGCGGTAATTTTACCAGGACCGCGAGCCGATAAAGTCACTTTAACCAATTCATTTTTTGACAGCTTAAATCTTATCTTTTTGACGTTTAAAATAAACTCGACCACGTCCTCTGATAAACCGGGAATCGTCGAAAATTGATGCTTGACCCCTTCGATCTTAATTGTCGTCACCGCCGCTCCGGGCAAGGACGAAAGCAAAATCCGACGCAGAGCATTGCCTAAGGTATGGCCAAAACCCTGATCTAAAGGTTCGATGATAAACTTACCATAGTCATCCCGTTCTTCTTGAGCCTTGATCTTAAAATTTGGTTCAAACATAAAAAGCTCCTTTCATTTTTATCTTGAATAAGATTCGACTATTTGTTGTTCGTCAATTTCCGTTTCAATATTGTCTCTTTTGGGAATATTTAAAACTTTACCCACCGGTCCTTTTCGTGTCAACCAGGAAGGCAAATTGGGATTTTTATCTTCTAAAAGTTTCGTAATAACCGGAATTTTCAACGCCTTATCAGAAAGAGTGATAATATCATCTTTTTTGACCGCATAGGACGGAATATTAACTTTACGACCGTTAACCTGAATATGCCCGTGTGAAACCAGTTGTCTGGCTGCCGCCCTGGTCGGAACTAAATTTAAACGGTAAACAACATTGTCAAGCCTGGTTTCTAGCGCCTGGAGCAAAGACTCCCCGGTGCTGGCTTTCTTCTTTCGGGCTATGGTAAAATAACGTCTGAATTGTTTCTCTAAAAGACCATAAATTCTTTTCGCTTTTTGTTTTTCCCGAAGTTGCAGACCAAATTCCGATGGTTTTCTTCTTTTTCTTTGTTGACCATGAATTCCCGGAGCAATATTAATACGGCGCAGCAAGGAAGCATGAGCCTTACTGCCTACGGTTTTTAAGCCAAGGTCTTGTCCTTCGCGCCTAGCCAGTCTATTTTTTGGACCCGTATATCTTCCCATTTAATTAGACTCTCCTTTTTTTCTTCGGCCTGACACCGTTATGAGGAATCGGTGTCACGTCGGCAATTAAACTGATCTGTAAACCGACCGATTTTAAAGCCCGTAGGGCGGCATCTCTACCGGCTCCCGGACCTTTGATATAAACCTCAACTTCACGAATACCAGCAATCTGAGCTTTTCGCGCTACTAATTCAACGGCCGTGGTCGCGGCATAGGGTGTCGATTTCCGGGCTCCCTTAAAACCCGAGGCCCCAGATGATCCCCAACAAACGGTATTACCGGAGTCGTCGGTCATCGTCACCAGGGTATTATTAAAGGTCGCGGTAACATAAACACGACCCCTGGAACCAACTTGTTTGATTTTTTTTATAGCCATTTATTTACTTACCTCTTTTGTTGCTGAACCTGTAGGCGCGGAACTTGTCCTGGCTGCCATTTCTTTCTTAATCGCCCCAATCGTCACTCTTTTGCCCCGCTTTGTCCGGGCATTACTTCTGGTCCGTTGTCCACGAACCGGTAAATTCCGACTGTGACGCACGCCTCTATAGGCACCAATTTCTCTTAATCTTTTAAGATTTTCCTGTATCTCCCGACGTAAATCGCCTTCAATTTTGTAGGTATCAACAACTTTTTGCAAACGACTGATCTCTTCTTCCGTCAATTCATGAGTCCTTTTGGCGGGTTCGACTTTGGCCGAAGCCAAAATAGGCCCGACATTTGACCAGCCGATTCCATAAATTTTGGTTAAGCTGTAATCAATTCTTTTTTTATCTGGTAAATCAATACCGGCAATTCTTGCCATCTTTATCCTTGTCTTTGTTTATGTTTAGGATTATCGCAAGTTACGTAAAGCCGCCCCTTACGTTTAACCACGCGACATTTTTGACATCTTTTTTTAATTGAGGCTGCGACTTTCATAATTATTTAAAACGATAAATGATTCTTCCTTTATTTTCGTCATAGGGTGTCATTTCGACTTTAACCCTATCACCCGGCATAATTCTAATATAATTAATCCTCATTTTTCCGGCTAAATAGCATAAAATAATCTTGCCGTCTCCAAGTTTGACCCGAAACAAAGTATTAGGTAAGGCTTCGGTGACTTCCCCCTCAACCTCGATTTTTTGTTGATCTGCCATACTTTTTTTAAAGACAGTGTATTTTACTAAATTAAGACGTTTGCGTCAATACTATCGGCCCTTTGGCCGTGATCGCGATGGTATCCTCGAATAAACCGGAAAGCTTGCCGTCTTCCGTCTGAATTGTCCAGCCATCGTCATTTCGGTAAACGACCTGCGCTTTCCCTTGATTATAGATAATCTCAACCGCCAACGTCATCCCTTCTTTAAGTTTTGGCGTCTTCTCGACTTTGTCTTCCAAAAAACAAGGAATTGCCGGTTCTTCATGTAAATTTTTGCCGATACCGTGACCGGTTAAGGCTCTCACCGATGAATAACCTTCCTTTTCCACGGTTTCCTGAATAATCGCGGAAAGATGACCGATATGCTTACCGACCAAAGCCTGGTTTATGGCTTTTTCCAGTGCCTTTTGTCCTGTTTTCAAAAATTTTAATTTGTTCTTTTCTTTTTGTTCGCCAACGATAACCGTTTGGGCCATATCGCTATGAAACCCCTGATAAAGCATCCCGATATCAATCCCTAAAAGGTCGCCTTCTTTTAACTTGTAGTCGCCAGGTATTCCATGAACCACGATGTCATTAACGCACATACAACTGGCCCATTTATAGTCTCGCACCTTTTTAAAAGACGGTTCGCCCTTTTGGCTGATCAGTTTGTCGGCCAAACGATCTAGTTCTAAAGTGCTTACCCCCGGCCGAACATTTCTTTTAACTTTCTCCATCACGCCGGCTAAAATTTGACCCCCTTTTTTCATGATTTCCATCTCTTCTTTGGTTTTAAGAGAAATCATTTCATCCCCTTGGTTCTTTGCAAAATTTTGCTAACGACTTCAGGAATACTTAAGTTGGTCGTGTCCAAAACCCAAGCATCATCAACAACTTTTAAAGGATCTGTTTTCCTTTCCGTATCTTGAGTGTCTCTTTTAATCGTCTCTTCTAAAACACAACCAAAAGACTTTTCGATACCCTTATTCTTAAATTCTTTATATTTTCTTTCCGCTCTTTCTTCTTGATCTGCGGTCAGATAAATCTTAAGATTGGCCAATGGCAAAACACGGGTCGTAATATCCCTGCCTTCCATCACCACGCTTTCACCTTTGGCTAATTTTTTTTGTTTTTCAACCAAAAGCTTTCTAACTTGAGGCAACGTGGCCACCACCGATGCTCCCCATCCCATCTCCGGTTTCCTGATAACCGAAGAGATGTCCTGGCCATTAAGAAAAAGACGTGATTTCTCAAATTCGATCTTCGCTTTTTTTAAAAGAGCAACGACTTTCTTTTCATCTTTTAAGTCAATTTTTTGAGCCGTTGCCAAAAAGGCAGTGGCCCGATACATGGCTCCGGTATCAATATAGATTATCCCTAATTTGTCGGCTAAAATTTTGGCAATCGTTGATTTTCCTGCCCCAACCGGACCATCAATGGCAATCTGCAAAAGTTTCTTCATTTTTTCAGGCGGGATAAGATATCCTGGCTGATTTCTTCAACCGACCTTTCCCCGTTAATTTCTTCCAAAATCCCCAGCTTTTGGAAAAAATCCAAAACCGCTTTTTCACCCTGATAATACATTTCCAGTCTTTGTTTTATCCGTTCTGGTGAATCATGAAGCTCGTTGCTTCCGGCATGCAAAGGTCGGCCTCTTTTCAAAAGTCTTCCCATCGATTCCGAAGGTGAAATCTTAAGATAAATCGCCTTTTCAATCTTATAACCGTATTTATCAATTTTGTTAACCAAAAATTTGGCCTGGCGTAAGTTTCTGGGAAAACCGTCAATAATCCAGCCGTCTTTGGTTTTTTTAAGTTTATTTTTCCAAAGAACAAACATTTCACTGTCGGGGACATACTTCCCTTCAGAGAGCGACCTAAGACAGGCGGCGCCAATTAAGCCCTTGTCAGTGGCGGCCGCTTCTCTAACCAAATCACCGGAGGTTAAAATCGGCAAATTAAGCTTTTCGGCCAAAAGTTTCGCCTGGGTTCCTTTACCTGATCCCTCCGGTCCGTAAAAAACGATATGCATAAAACTACTCCTTTAAGAAGCCGTCATAGCTTCTCATGACTAACATGGATTCAAGTTGTTTGGTTGTCTCTAAAATAACGGAAACAACAATCAAAATTCCCGTACCACCCAACATCAGTGTCGTAATCCCGGTCGTACCTCTGGCCAAAGATGGTAAAACGGCAATTAGACCAAGAAAAATCGCTCCGGCCAGGGTAATCCTGGTTAAAATATAGTTTAAGTAATTGGCCGTTGGAGTGCCTGGTCTAATCCCGGGGATAAAACCACCGTATTTTTGAATCTCCGAGGCAATTTTTTGCGGATTAAAAGTTACCGCCGTATAAAAATACGTAAAACCGATAACCAGGATAAAGTAAGTCAGATTATAAACGAGACCCGAAGGATCAAACAGATTGGCGACGGTTCTGGCTATCGTTGACACCGTTTGATTTGGTGTCTGTTCTAAAAAACTGGCAAACATGGAAGGCAAAAGAATTAAAGAAATGGCAAAAATAATGGGAATAACTCCGGCCTGATTAACCCGTAAAGGCAAATGAGTTGAACCGCCACCATACATTTTACCACCTCTAATCCTTTTGGCATAAGCCACGGAAATTTGTCTTGTCCCCTCATTAACGACAACAATTCCGGCAATAACCACCACGGCCATTAAGGAAAAAACAATGATATTGGTTATGTTTTCTGCCGAAGTTACCGAAACTGTTTGCCCTAAAGCAATGGGAAGTCTTCCTACAATCCCGGCAAAAATCAACATAGAAATCCCGTTACCGATCCCATTTTCCGAAATAAGTTCTCCCAACCACATTAAAAGGATCGTCCCGGCAATCATGGTTGTGATTAGTCCTATTAAAAGCTGTGGTGACAAATTGCCGATAATTTTTTGATTGCGCAATAAAGCGTACATCCCGATCGCCTGAAGTAAAGCCAAAGGAACGGTTAAAAAGCGGGAATACTGATTGATTTTTTGTCTGCCGTATTCTCCTTCCTTGGCTAATTCTTCTAGTTTGGGAAAGACAATCTGTAAAAGTTGTAAAATAATCGTCGCGTTGATATAGGGATTAAGTCCTAGGGCCATAACGGAAAAATTAGCCAATGTTCCTCCTGAAAAAATATCCAAAAGCCCTAAAAGCTGATTTTGCGTAAAAAGTCTGCGTAAGGCCACCAGATCAACTCCGGGAATAGGAACATGAGCGAAAATTCTAAAAACAACGAAAATGGCTACGGTGAAAAGAATTTTTCTTCGTAAATCGGGAATTTTAAAAGCATTAATAATCGGCCCTAAGATTTTATTCATGCTTCAATTTTACCTCCGGCTTTAAGAATCTTTTCTTTGGCGCCCCCGGAACAGGGAAGTTTAACAATTAAAGGAATTTTTACTTCTCCGTCGCCTAGAATTTTAACCCCGAAGGCCTTGGCCTCCTCTTTTTTGAGAATATTCGCTTTAATCAAGGCTTCCAAATCAACGACGCTTCCTTTAGTCAAAAGATTTAAATATTTAACATTAATAATAATGGGGTCAATCTTCAGCGACTTATTTCTGCTCTTACCTCTTTTTAACGGCAATCTTTTAATTAAGGGTAATTGACCGCCCTCAAAACCCATTTTTATTTTACCTCTGGCTTTTTGCCCCTTAGTCCCGCGCCCGGCGGTTTTACCTCGTCCAGAACCATGACCACGACCAAGTCTTTTTTTTGATCTGGCGGTTATTTTAGGTAAATCATTCAGTTTCATTAATCCTCCTTAGTTTTTTTAAAGCCTCAAGGGTCGCGTAAACGTTAGAGGCTTGATTATCACTGCCTAAAACTTTAGAAACGATGTCTTTAATCCCCGCCGCTTCAACGACAACCCGAACGGCTCCGCCGGCAATAACCCCTGTGCCGGCTGGAGCTGGTTTCAGCAAAACCAAAGCGGCACCTCTTTTAATTCTGATTTCATGAGGAATTGTCGTTCCTCTTAAAGGCACGGTAATTAAATGTTTTTTCCCGTAAGCCACGCCTTTTTGAACGGCATTGGAAACTTCGGGTGCTTTACCCAGGCCAACGCCAACCCGACCCTTTTTATCGCCAACGACCACAATCACGGAAAAGCCGATTT comes from Patescibacteria group bacterium and encodes:
- the rpsE gene encoding 30S ribosomal protein S5 — encoded protein: MEQEFEEKVVQVNRVSKKTKGGNKIGFSVIVVVGDKKGRVGVGLGKAPEVSNAVQKGVAYGKKHLITVPLRGTTIPHEIRIKRGAALVLLKPAPAGTGVIAGGAVRVVVEAAGIKDIVSKVLGSDNQASNVYATLEALKKLRRINETE